From one Lycium ferocissimum isolate CSIRO_LF1 chromosome 7, AGI_CSIRO_Lferr_CH_V1, whole genome shotgun sequence genomic stretch:
- the LOC132064099 gene encoding GATA transcription factor 4 — protein MDVYGVSAPELFRIDDLLDFSNDEIFSINNTNSTTTDSQHGHHHQPHSSAAAANYYDNFLPNSSDDFTDNLCVPSDDVAELEWLSNFVEDSFSNFPANSVTGTMNHLSSNTTSFHGRSRSKRSRSTSNWTTSSLQNPNPNATTMKNNKESSTSVHTREQRSSSSSSSIMDEDVPRRCTHCASEKTPQWRTGPLGPKTLCNACGVRYKSGRLVPEYRPAASPTFVLTQHSNSHRKVMELRRQKEMSAQMPPPSTEEEMYGRHFRVC, from the exons ATGGATGTCTACGGAGTGTCAGCACCAGAGTTGTTTCGTATTGATGatcttcttgatttctctaaTGACGAAATATTCTCCATTAACAACACCAACTCCACCACCACCGACTCTCAGCATGGCCACCACCATCAACCTCACTCCTCCGCCGCCGCCGCCAATTACTACGACAATTTCCTTCCTAATTCCTCCGACGACTTCACCGACAACCTCTGCGTCCCC AGTGATGATGTAGCCGAGTTAGAATGGCTATCAAACTTCGTAGAAGATTCATTCAGTAACTTTCCAGCTAACTCCGTTACCGGAACAATGAATCATCTCAGTTCCAATACTACGTCGTTTCACGGCAGGTCAAGAAGCAAACGTTCTCGTTCAACTTCAAACTGGACAACATCCTCACTACAAAACCCTAACCCTAACGCTACTACAATGAAGAACAACAAGGAGAGTAGTACTTCAGTACATACCAGAGAAcaaagatcatcatcatcatcatcttcaataATGGATGAAGATGTGCCACGTAGATGCACCCATTGCGCTTCGGAGAAGACACCGCAATGGAGAACTGGGCCTTTAGGCCCAAAAACACTATGTAACGCGTGTGGCGTTAGGTACAAATCGGGTCGGTTAGTACCCGAATACCGACCCGCTGCTAGCCCCACTTTTGTGTTAACACAGCATTCGAATTCTCACCGGAAAGTTATGGAACTCCGACGACAGAAGGAAATGTCCGCACAAATGCCGCCGCCCTCTACGGAGGAGGAGATGTACGGACGTCATTTTCGGGTGTGCTGA